In the Deinococcus ficus genome, one interval contains:
- the ccsA gene encoding cytochrome c biogenesis protein CcsA: MNKDRITTSLGGVTLLLVLVSLGMGVTAPLDENQGSLVRLMFVHVPAAWLSYLAYIGTGLFGLLYLVQRQRRWDRLAMASAEIGVVFTLATIVGGMLWAKPTWGAYWVWDARLTTTALSLVVYGGYLLIRSLIDDPEKRARIAAVVGIVGTLYVPINYMAVEWWRGVHQTQTVKLLGGLRFDASPIYGVTLLVATVAFSLLYFYLLRVRGILAAREEAKEERELMQDLNGADALGVARG; encoded by the coding sequence ATGAACAAGGACCGCATAACGACCTCCCTCGGCGGCGTCACGCTGCTGCTCGTGCTGGTGAGTCTCGGCATGGGCGTGACCGCCCCGCTGGACGAGAACCAGGGCTCGCTGGTGCGCCTGATGTTCGTGCACGTGCCCGCCGCGTGGCTGAGTTACCTGGCGTACATCGGCACGGGGCTGTTCGGGCTGCTGTACCTGGTGCAGCGGCAGCGGCGCTGGGACCGCCTGGCGATGGCCAGCGCGGAGATCGGCGTGGTGTTCACCCTGGCGACCATCGTGGGGGGGATGCTGTGGGCCAAACCGACCTGGGGGGCGTACTGGGTGTGGGACGCGCGCCTGACGACCACCGCGCTGAGCCTGGTGGTGTACGGCGGATACCTGCTGATCCGCAGCTTGATCGACGATCCGGAAAAACGCGCCCGGATCGCGGCGGTGGTGGGCATCGTGGGCACGCTGTACGTGCCGATCAACTACATGGCCGTGGAGTGGTGGCGCGGCGTGCACCAGACGCAGACCGTGAAGCTGCTGGGCGGCCTGCGCTTTGACGCCTCGCCCATCTACGGCGTGACGCTGCTGGTGGCGACGGTGGCCTTCAGCCTGCTGTACTTCTACCTGCTGCGCGTGCGGGGCATCCTGGCGGCGCGGGAAGAGGCGAAAGAGGAACGGGAACTGATGCAGGACCTGAACGGGGCGGACGCCCTGGGGGTGGCTCGTGGATAA
- a CDS encoding heme exporter protein CcmB, producing MRTALELALKDLRVTGRTRDTLLSTAFFAALVLLVLGLALGGNMGRTLAQSAGTAAGAVWTALALAAAVGAQRAFSQEQEAGALEQLTLYPGPHGALYLGKLLGVLGPLLLVAALTMPTGLILFGAAGAGRALPWPALLLATLLGVVGFAAGTTFYGSITVSLRAREALLPALAFPILVPVVIASVRATTDLIASGWTPEVTTWLTFLTAFDVGTVILATMLFPYALDG from the coding sequence GTGAGAACCGCGCTGGAACTGGCCCTGAAGGACCTGCGGGTCACCGGCCGCACCCGGGACACGCTGCTGTCCACGGCGTTCTTCGCGGCTCTGGTGCTGCTGGTGCTGGGCCTCGCGCTGGGCGGGAACATGGGCCGCACCCTGGCGCAGTCGGCCGGCACGGCCGCCGGGGCGGTCTGGACGGCGCTGGCCCTGGCCGCGGCGGTGGGCGCGCAGCGGGCCTTCTCGCAGGAACAGGAGGCCGGCGCGCTGGAGCAGCTGACCCTGTACCCGGGCCCGCATGGGGCGCTGTACCTGGGCAAACTGCTGGGCGTGCTGGGCCCGCTGCTGCTGGTCGCCGCCCTGACCATGCCGACCGGGCTGATCCTGTTCGGCGCGGCCGGCGCGGGGCGGGCCCTGCCCTGGCCGGCGCTGCTGCTGGCCACCCTGCTGGGCGTGGTGGGCTTCGCGGCCGGCACCACCTTCTACGGCAGCATCACCGTCAGCCTGCGGGCCCGTGAGGCGCTGCTGCCGGCGCTGGCCTTCCCGATCCTGGTGCCCGTGGTGATCGCCAGCGTGCGCGCCACCACCGACCTGATCGCGTCCGGCTGGACCCCGGAGGTCACGACCTGGCTGACCTTCCTGACGGCCTTCGACGTGGGCACGGTGATCCTGGCGACCATGCTGTTCCCCTACGCCCTGGACGGCTGA